ATTTCTCCAAACGTTCCCTGCTTTTTCCATGCATCACTCAGAGGTTGTTTTGACGCCCCACACTTTTTCATAACGTctaattttgttttggtttttttcttacctttcTAACAATTCTTTTTGGTCTTCCTAAAGTTTCTCATGACATCCTTTGGATGCACTTAACACATAGCACAAATCACAGCAGCGCTCTGGCAATGGCGGCTTCGTCGATAAAAGGAAGTGAAAAGAGCGTCGCAAATGCTCTGTTTTGTCCTCGACGCCATATTTTAGTGATatggaaaaacagaaaatagtaGAACTAAGAAATCAAAATAGTACTCTTAGTCATAGTCCCTACACACTTCTCTGGTGTTGTCCTTTTCAACGGATTCTCAATCCAAACAAACTTTCGGTTTGAGGTTAGCAGCAGAGGGATATCACGTTGGAGCAGAAGATGGTTCCAACTCACACTGGACTCAGGTCATCACTGTTAGGCTAACAGACTACAACATCAAGCAGACAAGAACAACACTTTTTGTCGTGCTAAGTAGAGATGGTCGAAAAGCCGAAGAAAGGAAATATAAGCTAGCGGGGCGCTATCATGATAtacaataacgggcttattctatcacgtgtgtgtgtgtgtgtgtgtgtgtgtgtgtgtgtgtgtgtgtgtgtgtgtgtgtgtgtgtgtgtgtgtgtgtgtgtgtgtgtgtgtgtgtgtgtgtgtgtgtgtttgtttgtgtgtgtttgtttgtgacacatcggctagtcactGCATTGTACAGGCAAAAGTTaaacgttcgtgaacctcaaacgattctgaattgaagtgaacgtgatggcgcatcccaagcgtcTTGATTACCACCAGACCCTTTATCATTCATACCTTCCTCTGACTGTTTTCCACTATGACCACCACTACATTTCTTCATTACTGTCTCTtccttcaattatttttttccaggtttctatctcttttctcaattttcttagCCACTAACCAGAGCTGCAGCCGCAAATATctatctttttcaaaatatatgtCAGATATACATCATACTACAAAATAACAGAGAAAAAGAGTATGGAAGTAGTGAACAGGTCGCTGatacttttattttaggtgtatgctgccttcaacgaAATGATagttatcatgctatataataacgggctcatTCTGTCACGCATGTGtatgtcagtcacgaaattcgaaaaggggtgtgcgacgggtccaccggcgtcgaatttgtGTGCCGGCATTGGATAGCTACGAAATGGGGTGATACGGTTCTTTAcgtgtgtacgtgtgtatgtgtatgtgtgcatgtgtgtatgtttgtgtgtatgtgtgtgtatgtgtatgagACAGTTCCggcgggtcccgcggcgtcgaattggtgcgccggcgccagatatgcATAAAGGGGGTAACGGGTCGAAATGGTGcccaataacttcgtgtgcatgtcgctaaaggtaaatgggacatTGCAGACGTCTCGTAGTCGTGGCCAGTCGGCGCGTAACTTCCACccttatgactcctccgcgcgTTTATTTCCAGATATACATCATACCACcaaataacacaaaaaagtgTACGGAAGTAGTGAACAGGTCGCCGATACTTTTATTTTGAgtgtatgctgccttcaaagaaatgatagttatcatgctatataataacggacttattctgtcacgcgtgtgtgtgtcagtcacgaaactCAAAAaggagggtgcgacgggtccaccggcgtcggattggtgtgtcGCTGCCAGACACCTCTAGAagggggttgcgacgggtccactggcgtcagattggtgtgccggcgccagaaagctataaaatggtataagacgagtccaccggcgtcgaaatggtgcgtgtgcaagacgcaaaagatagatgacCGCAGCTGGTTCAAAGCCGTGGCGACTGGacgacaaaatttaaaagcattactcgaaatatgagttcttcctcttgtttcttcccaacagttttcaaagaatgatattttggcataaaatgacttgaaagacatcaccctactgataaagataacgttccacgtcagatcatgtaaactgttcgctactattgaggcagccgttttcattcattttccactttctgaggaaggcatgctaccaacttgaggcgaagcAAGATGGAAATAGAAACGCGgtggagtcataaaggtgaaaagcgacgcgcccagtggccacggctatgaaacggctgcgatGGTACGATTTATTTtctgcgacatgcacacgaagttattgggCACCATTTCCACCCGTCACCCCCTTTATGCatatctggcgctggcgcaccaattcgacgccgcgggaccagCCGGAACTCATTTTATGGCTATAGCATTTTAAAGCAGAGGAACTTTTTTGCAAAGTTCTCGAAGTACACACAATACCCCACCGTTCATTCAAGGGTCACATGATCGCTAACATATGCACTTTTGAAGCATATGAATAGAAGTTTTACTTTATTGATAACTTGATTAATACGGCAAAAAACGTTATTAGAGATGAGGATCCCGATGGAGGAAAAAAGGTTATTTTCCAACAATTAAAAGAGCGTTCCAAAACAcattattcctttttcttattgtttatcttgacttttcttttatctaaaataggttttttttttgtcagcgTTGTTGGCTTTGTTCGGAGAAGCCATTTCTcgagaaaacaagaaacacaTCATTTCTgatctttttcatgttttttgaaagaatgacTCAACATATAGTACAATCTCTAAATCCTCgatagaagacgaaaaagacgtgTATCTATCGATTGGTTATGAATACAACTCTTAACATCTAACACTAGAACACTTTCTGAAAGGCGTACCTGCGGCTACATATTAGCCCGGCTGAGTCTGAGACAATTGATATAAGATATATGATATATGATTTTCCCACGGATATATGATCTTTGAcgtaaatatatttttcgataagtaaaatgatagttacatattcgtaatctgcGTACTATTGggaacaatttgatatctctcacaTCTGTAATATCCCAATTTTGAAGATGTTGAAAAACAGACTAAAGTAGCATGTTTGGACTTCAGGAACGACCGACATTAGCAGCCTAAAACTTATGTTACAAAATCtacaagaaaactatttgttgtaaGATGCCCTTGTATCTTGATTTTCTAGCTCAACAGGATTTCACTAACAAATTAGGTTTGTCACCTTTCGGTACAACACAATACAGAACACTCTTTGTGTCATGGattgttccgattttttttcgcaatacGTCTCAACTGGTGCCGGTTTTGAACCTGCAAAGATgaaaaacttttcattttacaAATAACTCTTTTTCAACGATTTATCGGAAACCTCTTCCAATGTCAAGTGGATATGttgtttttcaggaggaaGAGATGTATTGAAGAattgatttcgaaaaattctaaatcaTTCCAATTTCTATCACACTTCAGCGTCTAGGGAAGGTTATTTTCATCTGGGCACGCAGACCCACCAGATACCTTAGGCCATACATCCAGCAACGGCGTGTTATCGCATTACtatgtttgaaaagaatagaataactacAGAGGAGAATGTTTTTTaacataacatttttttaacgaGATTCTTTAAGATAGTCTTTTATTCTTAGAAGGTCTTAAAAATCCTTGAACCctttgaaattgaagatgCTGATAATGAAAGTGGGGCTCTGTCTTGCTAACCTGCTGATCACTGATTCAATTCCAAATCCATATGTTGGTAGTTCTATTCAGATTTGTACTTCAgtgtttcttcgttttttttttacgtcatCTGTTCGTTCCATTCTAACAAAAAATTCGTTTAAACATAATTATTTATATGGCTTGATGATTTTGCTTCAATTTCGAAGGGCGAAGaatgcaaataaaacaaaaatagtaaaaataatagaaaaaagaaataaaagaaacatgaTCTGAAGAATATTTCTCTGCAGGTATAACATTTTTCTCTGtagtttttctattcttttcaaattaggTAATCAATGTGGCAACACAGCAGTAGCTCGATGTGTGGCCTTAGGCATCTGGTGGGTCGGTGTGCCTAGATGACAATAACGGTCCCTAGAGGCTGAAGGAGTATGTGATGAAAATTTAAGTGATgtagaacttttttcaacattattTAATAGACCGAACTCCTGAAAAAACAAACCCACTTGATATTTGAACAAAGTTCCgataaatcgcaaaaaaaagctttttgcAAAAACTCATGAAAAGTTCTCATCTTTTTGCAGGTTCCAAGAGAACACAGCTGAGgtatattatagaaaaaatggGAACAATCCATAGGACAAAGACTGCTCTCTATTATATTGTTCAGGTAGATGGCAAACGTAATTTGTTATCGATTTACGAAGTGCCAAAAAATCTGagtaagaaatgcaaaataccGAAGATGTAActtcagctgcaaaaaaaaaacagaaaatgttacTGAGgtagaaaatcaagaaacaaGGCCATTCTACGACAAGTAGTTTCCTTgcaaaatgtgtaaaaaaataatttttaaactaCTAATGTCGATCGTTCCTGGTCGTCGACTTTTGCGAAATTTCGTCGTATCCTAGAATGGATACATTCGAACTAATTACAACCTGAAAGTGCTTACATCTGTGCTTTGCAACAACGATGGATAAAAGAAAAGCCTAGTCTTTTGAGCGCCGGCAACCGTATGTTGCACCCTCAAAATTCGAAGTAGGCACGAAATAAAAGGTGTTGTTTGCGAGAAAATAGTCAGCTATTAACAGGAAATTCACCAAAATTAGCCTCTGAAAAATTGACGAAATATAGAGCTAAGCatttccccctccccccccccccaaaaaaaaaaaaaaagaaaacctagaGGATTTTGAatcaaaaaacaattatatttCCAACTTTGATGTTCAAATGTAAACTTAGTTGGTTCCAAGTaaaactagattttttttcttcttttgctaggtttttaacgaaaaaagttAGACAAACGGTAAAACTGAAAGGGCAGGAACATTTCTCTTACAGAAGTTTAGAAGCGAAAACCGAAAATGAGGGGATATCTCTTTTCACAGATTTTATAGGGCGGAGCTGAGTAACTTATGAGTGGACTGAAAAGGATCCAGAACCGCTGTTTTAATTTTCGTTTTAGTGTTCCAAGTCTGTAATGGacccaattttcaaaattcgacCTATTGAGGATAGTGTTTTCACTAAACCGTGTTACATGCGGTGCAAAGAGTTCAGGTCCAGCACTGTTTTGTAAACATGTTTGTTTGAACATGTGCTCGGAGTCGTTATTGGCAAAGGCAAAATATTTCCTCCGCTACCAAGTGCTGTGAagatatcttttctttcataagGGTCGCAAAGCCGTGATGCTCGACATCTAAGCAGTAGATTGTCAGATCCGTTCGCACCTGGGAAAAAACTTTTACAActagaaccaaaaaaaaattgcttacgGTGACATCCCAGTCATACTTTCTTGGCAAAATGGTTGTTGTTCGGCACTAGAACTTCTGCTTGAAatcgttattttctacaaaaaaaagttgtttatcCCCCAGCtttaatttgtattttcagGTAATGGTTGCATCGAAATTGACGAATTCCTTCAAGCCCTACGGAAGCAGTTGCTCAGTCCGCGTGAGGAACGTGAACTCAGAGAAGTATTTGGGGTATGACTGACTCTTATAATTTTGAATTCATTTGgtatatcaaaaaattgggaTTCAGAATAAGCTTGGCAGCCTCCTTGAGGATCTGGCACTGAAATGAACTGTTCAAATGTTCTCGTGTCTTAAAACCTCGGCATACTTCTTTCCTCAACACTGACCCAGAGTAGGTTGGCCCTTGATGGAATTAACGTAGATCATTCCGATGAACTTCCATCAAGGCCTCGGAAGACGGCGAAAAGGCTGCAACGTCAGGCGAATAAAGGTCTTTTTCGACCAAAGGAAGGTGAAAATTAAATCCACCGAAAACCCATTTTTTAACGTGTGAAAGTATGAAAGTCAGCCCTTCCAACATGTGGTCAGTTTTGAAGACTTACCGCAAAATTAATCATCTATGTTCAGAGTAATATTGGCATTATTTTATTGACTAGTcctaaatatttcatttctaaggtgttcgacaaggaTGGAGATGGCTTAATATCAACTCAGGACCTGAAATCAGTAATGCTCTCTCTTGGCGAAACGCTTAGCGAAGACGCTGCTCGAGAAATGATAAAAGAAGGAGATGTAGACCATGACGGGATGATTAATTTTCATGGTAAGAATAAACCATTATTGCTGGAGAGATGGTATGTGATAGCCAAGCTGGTATATTTGCTAACTATCAAGTAATAGTTACGATTATCTAACTGAACACTTTGCAGAATTCATCATGATAATCAAAGGACGGTCCTAAAATTCACTGAAGAAGACCAGAACTTAACAGTCATGACCATATCTTCGGCTTCTCGTCGATCTTCATTCAGTGTGCTCACgtgttttctgaaaaatggaaagaggTTCGATAAACTTGTAAAACGGATTTACAGAACGTGGCATGCTTGCATTCCTCACCCAGAGATCGCAGTTCCAAACGATTTTCGAATAGCCTGTGTTAAGTGTATTAATTTTTACCACGCAAAATGCAGGCGTCGCCTGCTTCTCGCGCTTTTAACActgtccttcaaaaaaaagtgtgctaAAAAATACCTGAATATCAAGCCAAAAGAGAATCATCCTAGATTAGAGACTATCTTAGAAAATCATAGATTACCTCAGAAAGTGCGGAAGTTTGCTGGCATATGTAAAAAATGTGATCCGTGCACTTAAAAAACACTAGCTTTTCGTTTCCACTGTTTCTAGACCAATAAGATCAACAATATCGACAGTTATTAGAATTTCGCGTTCTGACAATAAACATCCTTGTGTACGTCACTTCAGAACCGCAGTCTGTCTTATGTTCCGTTAATACTACTGCTAAGTTCTTTTAATGCTAAGATAGATGCATATCAGAAACGATAGAGTTCCACCACGTCCAAAGATTAATATGAAgatgaaagatgaagaatccAGAATGAAATTCTGCAACGCGCGTATGTCTACTCATACTGGAGAACGGGAGGATCCGACCGTTTccccacagtttttttttaccatgaGAATGAGAAGAAGTTTATGTAATCAGATGAAGTGCACTCGAACACAAATGGACtacaaaaacgaagaaattggGCCCGGGAAGACACTTGCATGAAAAGTTGTTCATCATCCTTTAACGACGTTAATAAATCGCTGTCCATGATGTATTCCTAGCAACTTGGAAGGAGTATCTCTATACCACTGCTGAACGGACGAGCACATTGGACTTCTAGACTCCTCCCACAATCACTAATGACACACGCAAAGGAGACTCGCAGTCATTCTGATCCTCCACAGGAAATAGGACGTCCAAAAATTATATTGGAATTTCACTTTTGCGTGTTATTTGCAGGATTTCAGAATCCTAAAACCACGGATTAGAAAGcgaatcataaaaaaaaacattgtttatGGAAACGTCGGCCTTCATCTCTGTTGATCAACGAACTGCGACGGTCAAGGTTAATCAAAATATAGCAGTGTTCAGAGCGCATATGTACagtaaattttcttaaatttcgcATCCTCTTTCAATGTACTTTGGCGTCAAAATAATTCGCTTAAGGGAGAGAGAGAATCACTGCAGAAGTTCCAACCAAGTGTTGGCATCACTCGAAGTAGAATGTAACGATGCGAAGAACGAAGAGTATCTGGTATCTGGATGATCCTCAGGTACAACGACGATACTAATTCTTTCCTCAAACCGCGCAAAGATGTAACATGTCTTCAGCCTTGAACTGAAACCAGCTGCTGCCTATGGACTACAGCTCCGcccagaaataaaacaaatatcaaTCTCATCGTCTCCACCCCCTCGATCCCGTTATAAAGAGGTCAGCAGATAGCTTTCAAACGTGTACCGAACATACACTCaggtaaaattttgaaaaagcaaaGACAGATAATGGGTGTGGAGTGAGGTAGTGAAAGAAGATCTGATGGTGCTTGTAGCAGGCAGTTCAGTGTCAATCGCAAAATATGGtgcagaaaggaaaaaaggagtagaaaaaaggagctcgaattgaaaaaaaatcgaaaatggcGAATTTATATATCCTTGCTTCTTTGGTTACACATATCATAGGAATCtgaggaaaacaaaaaggcGAAGCAAAACGATGAGGAACTGTGTATGCTCTGTGTTTCGCGACCAATCGGCACCAGCTATATCTATaccaccgttttttttaccgcACTTCTTTGACTTCCTCaattttctccagtttcaaGGACCCTTCAACATCGCAGATTTATAATTTCAAGTGCTTCAATTGTCGCAACAAAGTATACACTTGAATCAGAGCCCAGCATTAAAGAGATGAAAGACAAGGACATACATATACGAAATTCGGTCAAGAGACACTTCTTGTCAAAGGAATCCGCTATTTCCGTGCCAATAACACCGGAGCAACGTAAAATAACGTTGGAAAAACCTAAGATgatttacaaataaataacgtCAATCAATGTAGCGTCACTGTGGTACAGCTGGGTCAAAGctcggtgcacttgcgtaagcagctgcgcatGAAGCAGCGTGATGGTATCAGCGGTTTGGATGGAGGTGGAACCGTTAAATCAATCGTTAATGTCATTAAATCTTCTCGTAATGTAGCAATGAGTGATGCCAGTGATGGTCTCCATTGACAAAAgtcgctatgctccaccgcagcTACGAGCACACCCAGTCACGAAACCTAAAGGATCTAAAGgtccttttgacccgactaaaTTATTTTGTGAAGACACAGATGTTTTTAGTGTACTTTTTCTATCCAGTTATCAAGGTTTCGTTCACAAAAATGCACCGACATTTCTAGAGCGCCGAAGGCGAGACTTTCCGCCGAACAGGGCTGCTCTTACACTGTTCACTCTCTCATAACGTTCCTGGCCAGAAGTATCAAAATAtccctttcttcttcattagAAAAGAGAGGTTCTTTAGTGTGCTtaaccttgactcccgttttttttcgaactcgtCGAGCGGGCGATCGCGTGTCATAGTCGCTCAATTGTATCTCCTTTCGCGtgagacacgaagagcatcgaatttttcctttcaagaattttgtgaaaatgtcTCACCATCGAGTCAGTGGTCTTCCTATGCTGTGCTTAACACCGCgaggaacccagtcgctcacggctcagGTCCAATAATTGTCGTTAAttaaaacgcatcacgtgtccacTCGagctatttttacttttaagtggcatatgcggcagcgtctctgatcttcgatcagCGACGTAGAAGTGAACATCGAATACCTTTCTTAACTTGCGTAAAGATACGCCTGTTATAAGTCTTTCAATTGAGTGTTCAATGACAAAGATagtattttcttcctgctttcgAAGTGTTCAGGATTCGGAAACATAGGTCGAGCAAGAAGTACTGTGGTGTTGAAAAAGTGAGCACGGAGCTGAGTGTTTCTAGTTTTCTTCACCACaccctcgatgctcttatacgctctcCCCCAGCCCCTCGTTTCCTCCTACTCTCCTCCCAACTCAGGTCGTTTATCATGTTAACTTCCCCACCTAGATATACACAGCTGGAGCATTCGAGTATTTTCGTGCCGTCGAACGTGAaaggggcatccgagacccatccgttacatatgaacatcgtcttttgcatgACCAGCTGAAGAACGAtgtatccacatgtttcgtcgaattggTTCTGCATTTGTTCTGCTCCCCTGATGCTAAATGTTATCAGAATGGTGTCGTCAGCCAAGTGTAAATAGTGTAGCTGTCGACCATCAACCTTTActccatgtcgtcccattacAGCCTTCTGATTCCGTTCTCGAGGGTTGGTGGGAAAATTTTGAGTGAAACTGAATCACCCTGACGgacccctcttcacgtcaatggtGATATcg
This is a stretch of genomic DNA from Necator americanus strain Aroian chromosome II, whole genome shotgun sequence. It encodes these proteins:
- a CDS encoding hypothetical protein (NECATOR_CHRII.G5927.T1), with translation MECIRESELREMFKEFDKNGDGKITKEELELALLQLGEKPSNSKIDAIISQADTDGNGCIEIDEFLQALRKQLLSPREERELREVFGVFDKDGDGLISTQDLKSVMLSLGETLSEDAAREMIKEGDVDHDGMINFHEFIMIIKGRS